In the genome of Mauremys reevesii isolate NIE-2019 linkage group 6, ASM1616193v1, whole genome shotgun sequence, the window CATTCAGAGGTCTGTGTGGGGTGGGATATATATATGGGTGAGGGAGGTTTGCTGGCTAATTTACTGCAGGTGGAGTGGGGGAATTTCCTAAGTATACAGGGCCCCAAAATTCTTTAATCCAAGCCTATTCATAAggcattttttcttattttaactGTAGAATCAATACTGCAGGCAGGTGATTAACGTTCAGTGCTTAATCCCAGTGCATATATTTGCTCAGTGGGCCTATAAATaaaaacagtttgttttttttaaagaaaaaatgtaagcCTGATCAATAGTTATTAAGCAGCAAGAAACAAAACAGTTGTGTTCATCTCAAGAAGTACAGAAATGTGTTTCTTTGCATAGTGTGCCAACAAATGACACTTGTCTATTGAAGTGGAAAACCAGAAGCTCTGAAGAGTTTTCTAGTCCTGCAAGTGAAACATTTTCAACACCACTAAAGTGTACCCAGacaaaaataaagcaaaagaaTTCTCAGGTGCAATCACCCTTAACTTTTTACTTCATGACAGATCACAGGGGTGTGTTTTTTGTAGTATGGGGTTTTTTAAGGAGAAAAAGTGGAAGCATTTCCAGCGAAGGGAAGTAAATGGTATTTGTATGGTCCAGCATATACCTTCTGCACCCAAATGCAACATGCAGGTTTCTATACTTACCATTACATGGTATTTGACATAGTAGTGAACAACCCAGGCAGGAATAAGTATCCTAGTTAAAGTAAATGCACAACCTCTGTACAGCTTAAAAGTCTGGAAATAAAGGTAAATGAGATTCAATGTTATTTTTCCTAACATTTTAGTATATaaaacttccccccacccccacttcaacCTTTAATACCAGCTTTGCTTTTAAATTTCTAGTTATTTTTAAGTGACGTTAGCATTCACTAGGGCTGGCTTGACAGGCTTTAGTCTCTGGGCTTATTTATTCAGAGGCGAACCTCCCAGCAGGGTCGGGTTGGGGGCTAGGGGATCCCTCTGGCCAAGGCTGCCCCGGGGTGGGAAGGCCttagcagggcagggcctcgctGACCTGCAGCCGCCAGAAGGAGCCCGGCTGCAGGAAGCGCTCCCAGAAGCTCTCCACTGGCCCGAGTTTGGTCAGGGGCAGGACGGGCTCGCGCGGACTCAGCTCCTGGTCCTTGAGCCAGCGGCGCCGCAGGACGCGCAGCTGCTGCAGCCGCAGCTTCTCGTCGGGGGTGTAGCCAGACATCCCGAGCCGGCCGCGCGCCGCTTcccaagggcagggcagggcacagcGCACGCTCCCTACGGCTCCGGGAGAGGCGCCGTCTACGCGCTTCTCTCACGCCGGAAGCGGAGGCTCGGTGCTTCCGGTAACTGGCGTTGTCAATCACAGACGCGCTTAGGAAGGGATAGATGCGTTccgccccctgctgctgggaggCCGAATCCACAAAGGCCCGTCGGCGCCACTGCGCGCGCATGCGTAGAGCTGAAGGGGGCTGAAGACTAGGGGTTGCCAAGTCTCTGTTTGCGGAAAACTGAACAGCTTTGCCCCGCCCGTTttctgaggccacgccccctccccctccctcactctccccctgcctccctcacTGTCACCCTTTGGCAGGGCTGGATTAGCAGAGGGGCTCTAGGGGCTGCacataaggtgaccagacagcaaatgtgaaaactcAGGATGTGGGtggcgggtaataggagcctatataagaaaaagaccccaaaattggggctgtccctataaaatgaggacagctggtcaccctagttgcagCCCAGAGCCTCGGGCTAAGCGGGGCCCCCCacaaaaataaat includes:
- the NDUFB6 gene encoding NADH dehydrogenase [ubiquinone] 1 beta subcomplex subunit 6: MSGYTPDEKLRLQQLRVLRRRWLKDQELSPREPVLPLTKLGPVESFWERFLQPGSFWRLQTFKLYRGCAFTLTRILIPAWVVHYYVKYHVMKMPHGIIEVKRKIFPGDTILETGEVILPMEEEPTNHN